The DNA sequence TACACACCCTGCAGGAGACGCCGCCCGAGCCGGTGGACGTGCTGGGACTGGCGGCGGCCGCGGGCAATCCAAACCGCCCCTACGTATTCGCCTCGACCTCCAAGATCACCTTTGCCGGTGCGGGCGTGGCCTTCTTCGGTAGTTCGGCCGACAACCTGGCCTGGTACCAGCGGCACGCGAGCATCAAGACGATCGGCCCGGACAAGCTCAACCAGCTCAGGCACCTGCGCTACTTCGGTGATGCCGACGGCGTGCGCCGACAGATGGCCAGGCACCGCGACCTGTTGCTGCCCAAGTTCGCGCTGGTGCTGCAGATCCTCGAGGATCGACTCGGCGCGGCGAAGGTCGCATCGTGGACCGAACCCGAAGGCGGCTACTTCATCAGCCTCGACGTTGTCGACGGCACCGCGACCAAGGTCATCGACCTGGCCAAGAAGGCCGGCATCTCGCTGACCGCGGCCGGGTCGACCTTCCCGTACAAGCGCGACCCCGACGACCGCAACATTCGTCTGGCCCCGACCTTTCCGGGGCTGGAAGAGCTGCGGTTGGCGATGGACGGGGTGGCCACCTGCGTGCTGCTCGCCGCAGCCGAGAAGTTGCTCGAAGACCACAGCTGACATCACGCAGGAACCCTCGCTCGGTGATCGAGAAGGGCCGATGCTCGAGAAAGGCGCATCCCGGTTGGGCATCGAGTCCGCTCCACACGTCCGTCCGCAGGAGCGCGCGGCAGTGACAAACGGCCCGGTGTTGCCGAGGCCTGCCGTTGTTGTCGCGGTGTCCCTCGCGCTCGGGCTGCTCGCGGTGTATCTGCACCATCTGGCCGTCCCGATCGACACCCCGTACTGGGGGGTCTTCGGTAATCAACTCGACCTGGCGGTGTATCGAGAAGGCGCGCAAGCGGTACTCGACGGTGACCGCCTGTACGAGGCCAAACTCGTGGGCGTCATGGATTACACCTATGCGCCGGTATCGGTGATCCTGTTCATGCCCTTCGCGGCGATGTCGCTTGAATTCGCGCGGATCGTCTGGATGGTCGGCATCTTCGTCGCCCTCTATCTCTGTATCACTCTGAGCTTCAAAAGCCTGCGGTACCAGATTAATTGGTCGGTTCGGATCTCTGCCGGTGCACTCGTCCTGGTGAGTGCGCTGATGGAGCCGGTCCGCACCACCATGTGGTACGGCCAGATCAACGTGTTCCTCATGCTGCTCATCCTCTGGGATCTGCTGCAGGGCAGGCACAGTCGGATCCGCGGTCTCGGGGTGGGGATCGCTGCCGGGATCAAGCTGACGCCCCTGATCTTCGTGTTCTATCTCCTGATCAATCGCAACTGGCGCGCGGTGTGGCTGGCGGGTGCGGGGTTCGCGGGCACAATCGCGCTCGGGTTCGCGGTGATGCCCCGTGATTCCTGGAAGTACTGGAGCGGGACGTTCATCGACTCCAAGCGGGTCGGTGCTCCCAACACCGTCGGCAATCAATCGATCAGGGGAGCGTTGGCGAACCTGTGGCAGACCGATGCTCCCAACCCGTTGGTGTGGATCACCTTGGCCGTTGCGGCGCTTGCGCTCGGGATGACGGCGGCCTCACTGGCTCATCGAGCCGGGCATGAGCTGCTCGCCGTCACCCTCGTCGGTATGACGGGGACCGCGGTGTCGCCGATGTCGTGGGGACACCACTGGGTGTGGTTCGTCCCGGCCCTCGTGATCGGAATCCACCTGACGCTGCAGGCACGGGGTGCGGTGTCCAAAGCGCTGGCGGCGACGGCGGTGGTCGCGTTGCTCGCGACGACGTTCATCTGGCGCACCTACCGTTCGTATCCGGTATTGCAGATCGAACGGGTCCTCCCGGACGGTTACTTCACCGGGCTGTATCACAAGGTCGGCATCCCTGAGCTGCGCTGGTTCACCTACGACCCTTACAACTGGGTGTTCGTGGTGACAGCGGTGGCTGCGATCGTGTGTCTCACCTGCAGGCGCCGCGTCGACGTTCCGGAGCCGGTCGCGGCGGGTTAGCATCCCTGGACACGGGGTGAGGAGTAATGGGTGACAGCGGATCAAGCGCGCGCTGAGACAACGGACGACACGAGTACACAGCAACGGTTTCCGAGTCACCCTCTTCTGCTGATCGCGTTCGTGGTGGGCGCGGCCATTGCGCTCCTCGTGCAAGTCCGGTTCATTCCTCTGGACGCCCCCATCTTCGGGTTGTTCAAGAACCAGGTCGACCTCGACGTGTACCGCGCCGGGGCTCAGCACCTGTTGCACGGCCGGCAGCTGTATGACTTGCCGATGCTCCGGAACGGCCTGCTGTACACCTACACCCCGTTCTCGACCATCGTCTTCCAACCTTTCGGCTGGATGAGCGCCGAGATGGCCGTGGACGTCTGGAGTGGCCTCATCTTCGTCACCCTGTACTGGGTGATCCTGGCCTCGTTCCGGAGTCTGGGCTACGAGATGAGCTGGTCGCTGGCCATCGTGGCCGCGGCGATGGTCTGTGCCGTCACCTTGATGGAGCCGGTCCGCACCACGATCTGGTACGGGCAGATCAACGTCTTCTTGATGGCGATCGTCTTGTGGGACCTGCTTCGGCCAGATGGCAGTCGGCTCAAGGGCATCGGTGTCGGTGTCGCGGCGGGCATCAAACTGACCCCCGCATTCTTTGTCGTCTACCTCGCCATCACGAGACGGTGGCGCGCGGTGCTCGTGGTGGTCGCGACCTTCGGCGCCACGATCCTGATCGGCTTTCCCGCGACGCCCCGGCAGTCGTGGAACTACTGGACCGACCGGGTGGTGAACTCCGACCGCGTCGGCCCCACAGACGCTCCCAGCAATCAGTCGATCAAGGGCGCCCTGGCCACGGTGTTCGACACGACCACGCCCAGCAATCTGCTGTGGCTTGTCTGTTCTGCATTTGCGGTGGTCCTGGGGATCGGAGCGGCCTGGCTGGCGCACCGCTCAGGCCAAGAGCTCCTTGCCCTGTGTCTGACCGGGATGACCACTGCCGCGGTGTCACCGTTCAGCTGGGGCCATCACTGGGTGTGGTTTGTACCCCTGCTCGTGTTCGCGGTGCACCTGCCCATCGCGGCGTGGCGCGCCGGCTCACGACCACTCGCCGGATTGTTGTGCCTCGCGCCGCCCGCGCTCTTCACCGCCGTGTTCATCTGGCGCAACTACCTCCCCGGCGGCGCCCTGGGCTTCAAGCCCTTCTACGGCACCGGCATGTTCATGACGCCGTTCCCGGATTGGCTCCGATGGTTCTCTGCCGAGCCCTACCTGTGGGTGTTCGGCGTGACCGCGGTGTTGTGCATCGCCGTCTGGGGCCCTGGCGAAGTGCGGGCCAGGGATTTTGCACGTCGCTCGAACGGTACGGCAGGTTCGCGGGCGGCCTGAACACGCCTGGATTGTTTCGTCTCCTCTCGAGATCGGGTGCATCGGAGCGGTCGGCATGCTGCGGACAAGTGTTGTGACGTAGCCATATTCGGGCTCGACGCCCGAATGGACGGCTCACAAATGCAGTCGAGAAGTCACTTCCATCCGCCGAGGTCCGATTGCCGTGAAATCGAGCGCGGCGGGCAGCCTGCTGTTGGAAGTCCGATCCTGGCCGCGCGGGCCGTGCGGCGCGCGACCGACGTCCACCGGGGGCCACGAACGTCGGACCGCGCCGGTAGGCTGCCACCGTGGCTCTCTACCGGACGTATCGACCCGCGACCTTTGCCGAGGTCGTCGGGCAGGAACATGTCACCGAGCCGCTCGGTCGCGCGCTCGACTCCGGCCGCATCAACCACGCGTATCTGTTCTCCGGTCCGCGTGGTTGCGGTAAGACCTCGTCGGCGCGCATCTTGGCCCGGTCGCTCAACTGTGAACAGGGGCCGACGTCCACCCCATGCGGGGTGTGTTCGTCATGTGTGGCCCTGGCCCCGGGTGGCCCCGGCAATCTCGACGTGATCGAACTCGACGCCGCCAGCCATGGCGGTGTCGAAGACACCCGCGAGCTACGCGATCAGGCCTTCTATGCGCCGGCGGAGTCCCGCTATCGGGTGTTCATCATCGACGAGGCGCACATGGTGAGCAACGCGGGATTCAACGCCCTGCTCAAGATCGTCGAGGAACCACCCGAGCACCTCATCTTCGTCTTCGCCACCACCGAGCCGGAGAAGGTGCTGCCCACCATCCGCTCGCGCACCCATCACTACCCGTTCCGTCTGTTGGCTCCGGCCGTGATGCGCACCCTGCTCGAACGCATCTGTGCCAGCGAGAAAGTCACGGTGGAGCCGCCGGTGTTCCCCCTGGTGATCCGTGCCGGGGGCGGCTCACCCCGTGATTCGCTCAGCGTGCTGGATCAACTGCTGGCCGGGGCATCGGCGGAAGGCGTCACGTACCAACGCGCACTGACCCTCCTCGGTGTCACCGATGTCGCGCTGATCGACGACGCCGTCAACGCCCTCGCAGACCATGACGGGGCGAAGCTGTTCGGAACCATCGAATCGGTTGTGGATGCCGGCCACGACCCGCGCCGATTCGCGGTCGACCTCCTCGAACGTCTCCGCGACCTGATCCTGATGGACGCGGTACCCGACGCCGCCGAGCGCGGGCTGGTGGAAGCGCCCGACGACCAGGTCGAGCGGATGACCGAGCAGGCGGCCAAGCTGGCGCCGGGAACGTTGGCGCGTTTCGCCGAGACCGTGCACGACGCGCTCGGTGAGATGCGGGGAACCACGTCGCCGCGGCTCCTGCTCGAGGTGATGTGTGCCCGGATGCTGCTTCCGGCGGCGTCCGACGCCGAGTCTGCGGTGCTGCAACGGATCGAGCGCATCGAGGCACAGCTGGCGGGAGGCGCGGCGATTCCGGCTGCTGCACCCCTCGGCTCGTCACCGGCTGGGGCGCCCGCGGAACCGCCTCCGAGCAAGTTCGTCCGCGCGTCACAGCGCAAGCAATCCGAGGGTGCGGCCGAATCGACCTCTCCCGCAACCGCTTCGGCGACGGTTCCCGCGTCCGCGCCGATCCCGGCCCCTGCGCCTGAACCCACTCCCACGCCGGAACCGGCGCCGAGTCCAGAACCCACGCCGGCACCCGAACCCACCCCGACTCCGGAACCGGCCCCGGCACCAGAGCCCACCCCGACTCCGGAACCGGCCCCGGCGCCCCAGCCGACCGCATCCGCGAAACCGGCCCCTGCTCCAGCCCCCGAGCCGGTCGTCCGCACGCCCGAGCCGTCTGCCGGCCCCGCGGCCGACTCGCCCGTCGACACAGCGGTGTCCGTCCCCGATGATGCGGACGTCCCACTACCGCCGGAACCCGACTACGAGCCCGAGCCGGAACCCGCTGTCGAGCCGGCAGCGGCGCCCGCCGCGCCTGCCGCAGCTCCCGCCGCCGGAGGTCCGGATCTCGCTGCGGTGCAGGCGAAGTGGCAGGAAGTGCGCACCGAGGTCCGTACCGCCAACAAGGTCACCGAGGTGATGCTGTCCGGCGCCACGGTTCGCGGCGTCAACGGCACCACGCTTGTGCTCAGTCACGACTCCGCGCCACTCGTGCAGCGGCTCAGCTCTCCGCATGCGGTCGAAGTGCTCACCGGAGCGATGAAGAAAGTCTTCGGTGGTAGCTGGGAGATCTCGGTGCACGCGGCGTCGTCGCTGCCCGCGGACACCGCCAAACCTCAGGCCTCCGCGCCTGGGAGCACCCGCAAGCCCGAGGCGAAGGCGCCGTACGTCCGCCCGAGCCGCGGCGCGGGAGCCGCGAGCGCCTCGGGTGACGCGCCTGAACCGGAGCCCGAACCGGAACCTGAGCCGGTACAAGCACCACCAGAGCCCGTTGACGACGAAGACCTCACCGATGCCGAACGCGACGAGATGATCGCCACGGCACGAGATTCCACACCGGATCCGCGGCAGGATCCCGAACAGGTGGCAATCGAACTCCTTGCCACCGAGCTGGGCGCCCGCCCGATCACCTGACCTTCGCTGCCGCGGGACGCGCGACACCGACCGGGTCCACAGATTCGCGCCATGTACCGGCGGACGCGCCGGTTGCAACTGGCGCGTGCGTCGGCAGCTGGCGCGAATTTTCTGGAGGCGGCGGGGAACCGCAGGTTCAGGTCAGATCAGGCGTTCCACCACGGGCGCAGCGGCAGATCGCCGTTGCCGCCCTTGTTGTCCAATTTCACCGCGAGAACCTGATGTAGCTGAATGATGTTGCGCTCGAATCCGATCCGGCATCCGGCCATGTACAGACCCCAGAGCCGCGCGGTGCCGATGCCCACTTCTTCGACTGCCTCGTCCCAGTGGTCGACCAGGTTCTTGTTCCAGTCGCGAAGGGTCATCGCGTAGTGCTCGCGCAAGTTCTCCTCGTGCACCACCTCCATCGCACCGATGTTCTGGATGGCCGAGATGATGGTGCCCGAGCCGGTCAACTCCCCGTCCGGGAACACATAGCGGTCGATGAACGGTCCGGCCTTGCCTCGGCTCACGTTGTTCGACCGGGTGATGCAGTGGTTCAGCAGGATTCCGCCATCACGCAGTTTGCTGCGGATGAACTTGAAGTACGACGGGTAGTTCTGGATCCCGATGTGCTCGGTCAATCCGATGGACGAGACCGCATCGAACTCGTCTTCGGTGACGTCGCGGTAATCGCTGTGCCGCACTTCGGCGAACTCGCTCAGACCCTCGTCGATGATTGCCTGCTGTGCCCACTGGGCCTGCTCGGCCGACAAGGTCACGCCGATGACGTGTACACCGCGGCGAGCCGCGTACCGCACCATCGAGCCCCAGCCGCAGCCGATGTCGAGCAGTCGATCGCCGGCCTTGAGCTTCAGCTTCTCGAACACGAGGCGATACTTGTTGTCCTGCGCCTCTTCCAGGCTCGCCTCATGATTCGGATAGCAGGCACACGTGTATGTCATCGACGGCCCGAGCACCCATTCGTAGAAGGTGTTCGAGACGTCGTAGTGATAGTGGATCGCTTCGGCATCACGAGTCTTGCTGTGCCGCAAACCCTCTGCGATGCGGCGCCACCGGGGGAGCTGCTCCTGGGGCGGGGGTGTGATGGGCTTGAAATGTTCGAGTCCGAGTGACCGGGTGATCTGTGCCAGCGTGCGGGCCGACGGCCTGGAGAACTGCACGTCCTCGGAGATCGCTCGCAATGCGGGGTAGGGGTCGCCCTCGTGGCACCCCTTCAGCGAAAGGTCCCCCGCGATGTAGGCGCGGGCCAACCCGAGGTCGCTGGGTGCGGTGGCCAGATAGCGGGTACCCCGAGGGGTGAGCAGTTCGAGCCCGTACTCGGCATCGGCCGGGCCGGCTGAACTGCCGTCGTAGGCGGTGACGCTGATCTGGAGATCGCCACCCGCGACGGCCTCCACCACCTCGGCCAGGCTGAGTTTCGGCCCGACCACCGACCCGGGCACCTCGTTGTTCTTCACAGTTGTCATTGCCGCTTCACCGCCTTTGAGTACAGGTCGAGTAACCGCGACCCGGGATCGTAACGTTTCTTGAGCAGGCGGTAGGGCTCACCGCCATAGAGCTGATCGAATTCCTCTTCGCCATAGAACGACTCGGAATACAGCGATTTGTGTCCGTCGAGTTCGGAGACCTTGATCTCGATCTGCCGGTTGGCGTAACCCTCCGGCTTGTCCTCGCGTTTGGGCACCGCAGACCAGAACCCCACGTTGACGTAGGTGCGGTGGGGCTCGAGCGGATACAGCGGCCACGGACGGTGTGTGTCGGCGCCGGCGGGGGAGGGGTCGCGAAGTCGCAGCGGGCACAACCAGATCGGCTCGATCGGAATGTTCTCCAAGAACCAGTGCACGAACTCGGAGGTGCGCTCGATCGGAACCTCGATGTCCTGGACCACCCGTTCACCGGGCGGTTGACCTTTGCGGGCATTGAGCTTGTCACCGATGTCGAACCGGTGGTCGAGCGCGATCAATTTCCAATAGAAGCTGCTGCGCAGCAGTGGCTTTGGCCACAGACGGCGGATGCGGGGGTTCTGCGCGCCGAACGCCCGCGAGCACCAGAACCAGTCGGTGTCCCAGCGCCACAGGTAGTCGGCGATGGTGAGCCGGTCGCGGATGGGAGTGGAATCGGCGCTGTGCTGGATCGACCGGTAGTAGATCTGATCGCCGGTGTAGTCGCTGACCGGGCCAGGAACGCTCGTCTGCGCGCCCAGAACGAGGTAGCTCTCGGTGGCGGAGAACACGACACCGTCGAGATAGTCGACGCGTTCGCCTGCGTAGGTGCCCTGCTCGACGATGTCGTTCATCGTGGACTGCAGGGTGTCGACGTCGGTGAACCGTACGTGGCGCAACTCGACGTAGGGCGCGACCTCCTCGAGCTCGATGCGTAGCCGCGTCGAATAGCCAAGCGTTCCATAGGAATTGGCGAACCCGAAGAACAGGTCTGAGTTCTCGCTGGTGGCCGAGGTGGTGACGATCTCGCCGGCTCCGGTCAAGATGTCGATCTCGAGTACCGATTCGTGGGGGAGACCGTTCCGGAAAGATGTCGACTCGATCCCGAGGCCGGTGACCGCGCCGCCCAAGGTGATCGTCTTGAGCTGGGGAACGACCTTGGGCGCCAGACCATATTTGAGCGTCGTCGCCACAAGTTCTTCGTACGTACACATTCCGGCCACGTCGGCCGTACGGGCCTGCGGGTCAACCGAGATCACCCGGTCCAGCCCGGAAACGTCCAATCCGGGATAAGGATTCTTCGCCCGCTTGCGGAACAGGTTCGACGTCTTCTTGGCCAGCCGGACACGGCCAGAGGTCGGGATGGCCCGGTAGCTGGCCAGCAACCTCTCGACGCCTTCGTCGAAAACCTCTCGCCCTGTTTCGGAACCCATTACCCGCGACACGCCTAAGAGCCTAGGACCCTCGTCCAGTAGTTGCCAGCTCACCCACCACATGACCGATTTGCCGTAGTTCGGTCCCGCACGGGCCGGCTGCGCCGCGCGAAGTCATCCGATGGCGTTCTGGCAGGCTCGACGTGACACCTACCAACAACCGAAAGGTGATATCTCGTGGCACAGGTAACCGCATCCCAGTCGATCGTCATCAATGCCGCGCCGGAGAAGGTGCTCGCGGCACTGTCCGACTACCAGACGGTGCGTCCCAGCATCCTCCCCGGCCAGTACCGCGACTACAAGATCGTCGAGGGTGGCGTCGGCGCAGGCACCGTCGCGTCCTGGACCCTCCAGGCAACAAAGAAGCGCTCGCGCAACGTCCAGGCCCGCGTGGGCGTGGTCGGCTCCACCGTCACCGAGACCGACGTCAATTCGTCGATGGTGACCACGTATCAGGTCGATGCCTCCGGGGCCAGCTCGAAGGTCACCACCACCACCACGTGGCAGGGAGCCGGTGGTATCGGCGGATTCTTCGAGAAGACGTTTGCACCCAAGGGACTGGCGAAGATCCAGGCCGAACTGCTCGGCAACCTCAAGTCGCACGTCGAACGCGTCTGAGCCGGATCGCGCCGAGAACAACGTCCAGAAGACGACCCGAGTGCGACACCGCAAACCTGCGCCGCTCCCATTGCGCGACGGTGTGGACCCCACTCGGGTCGTTCTGCGTTCCGCTGATCGCACGATCGGCGAGGCGATGCTGGCCGCACCGGCGTGTGAGGGCCTGACGCTCGACGATCTGCTGATGCGGGCCGAGCGCGGGGAGGTGCTCGGCATCGGTGGTGAAGCCGTCGATCTGACTGCACCGGCCCAGATCGGACGGCCGGTCTACTTCTACCGCGACCTGCCCGTGGAGACGGAGATACCGTTCGACCTGCCGATCATCCATCAGGACAACGATCTGGTGGTCGTGGACAAACCGCACTACCTGGCGACGATGCCTCGGGGAACGCACGTGGTGCAGACCGCGCTGGTCCGGTTGCGCCGAGAACTCGACAACCCTTCGATCAGCCCGGTGCACCGGCTGGACCGGCTCACGGCCGGAGTGCTCATGTTCACCGTGCGCCCGAAAGCGCGCGCCCCCTACCAACAGCTCTTCGCCGACCGTGCGGTGAACAAGGAATACCGCGCCCGCGCACCGATCCACCCCGGCCTGCAACTGCCGGTGACCGTTCGCAATCGCATCCTCAAAGACGCCGGCGACCTGCGAGCTCGGGTGGAACCCGGGGAGGTCAACGCTGTCTCGACCATCGATCTCCTGAGCGCCTCGCACGATCGGGGGGTCTACCGGCTGAGGCCGCAGACCGGTCGCACACATCAGCTCAGACTGCACATGGCGGGTTTGGGTGTCCCGATCGAGGGAGACCCGCTGTACCCGGAGGTTCGGCCCGAAGTGGCCGCAGCCCCGGACCGCGGTGATTTCTCCGATCCGCTTCGCCTTCTTGCCTACTCTGTCGAGTTCACCGACCCGTTCAGCGGCGAGCTGCGACGCTTCGTCAGTACCCGCGAACTGCTCTGAGAGGAGAACCGAGTGGCCATCATCGTCTCCTACGACCGCTACCCGGACCTGCGTTGCGAGGTGGTGCTCTTCCTCGACGACGAGAGTGGGGATTGTTTCCAGGTCCAGCGCGACCTCCCCGCCGGCGACAACGGCTACGAGATCAGTGCCGGGGTCGGGCCGCCGGTGCGAGGGGGTATCGCCGCGTGGCAACGGGTCGGCGACGAGTTCCAGTTCGCGCTGACACCCAAGGCGTCGATGATGTTCGGTGGCAACGCGCGACTGCGGTTCGAGGCCGAGTCGGCGGGCGGCGATACCATCGACAGCATTGCTGCTCATCTCGAACGCATGATGCGCCCGCAAAACAACCCGCCCGACGGCCCGATCGGGCCCGATGAGACAGAGGACAGCAGTGGAACCAGATAACCCGATGGCCGGACTCCTGCAGCAGGCTCAGCAGATGCAGCAGCAGTTGCTGGCCGCGCAGGA is a window from the Williamsia sp. DF01-3 genome containing:
- a CDS encoding glycosyltransferase 87 family protein gives rise to the protein MLEKGASRLGIESAPHVRPQERAAVTNGPVLPRPAVVVAVSLALGLLAVYLHHLAVPIDTPYWGVFGNQLDLAVYREGAQAVLDGDRLYEAKLVGVMDYTYAPVSVILFMPFAAMSLEFARIVWMVGIFVALYLCITLSFKSLRYQINWSVRISAGALVLVSALMEPVRTTMWYGQINVFLMLLILWDLLQGRHSRIRGLGVGIAAGIKLTPLIFVFYLLINRNWRAVWLAGAGFAGTIALGFAVMPRDSWKYWSGTFIDSKRVGAPNTVGNQSIRGALANLWQTDAPNPLVWITLAVAALALGMTAASLAHRAGHELLAVTLVGMTGTAVSPMSWGHHWVWFVPALVIGIHLTLQARGAVSKALAATAVVALLATTFIWRTYRSYPVLQIERVLPDGYFTGLYHKVGIPELRWFTYDPYNWVFVVTAVAAIVCLTCRRRVDVPEPVAAG
- a CDS encoding glycosyltransferase 87 family protein; its protein translation is MTADQARAETTDDTSTQQRFPSHPLLLIAFVVGAAIALLVQVRFIPLDAPIFGLFKNQVDLDVYRAGAQHLLHGRQLYDLPMLRNGLLYTYTPFSTIVFQPFGWMSAEMAVDVWSGLIFVTLYWVILASFRSLGYEMSWSLAIVAAAMVCAVTLMEPVRTTIWYGQINVFLMAIVLWDLLRPDGSRLKGIGVGVAAGIKLTPAFFVVYLAITRRWRAVLVVVATFGATILIGFPATPRQSWNYWTDRVVNSDRVGPTDAPSNQSIKGALATVFDTTTPSNLLWLVCSAFAVVLGIGAAWLAHRSGQELLALCLTGMTTAAVSPFSWGHHWVWFVPLLVFAVHLPIAAWRAGSRPLAGLLCLAPPALFTAVFIWRNYLPGGALGFKPFYGTGMFMTPFPDWLRWFSAEPYLWVFGVTAVLCIAVWGPGEVRARDFARRSNGTAGSRAA
- a CDS encoding DNA polymerase III subunit gamma and tau, with protein sequence MALYRTYRPATFAEVVGQEHVTEPLGRALDSGRINHAYLFSGPRGCGKTSSARILARSLNCEQGPTSTPCGVCSSCVALAPGGPGNLDVIELDAASHGGVEDTRELRDQAFYAPAESRYRVFIIDEAHMVSNAGFNALLKIVEEPPEHLIFVFATTEPEKVLPTIRSRTHHYPFRLLAPAVMRTLLERICASEKVTVEPPVFPLVIRAGGGSPRDSLSVLDQLLAGASAEGVTYQRALTLLGVTDVALIDDAVNALADHDGAKLFGTIESVVDAGHDPRRFAVDLLERLRDLILMDAVPDAAERGLVEAPDDQVERMTEQAAKLAPGTLARFAETVHDALGEMRGTTSPRLLLEVMCARMLLPAASDAESAVLQRIERIEAQLAGGAAIPAAAPLGSSPAGAPAEPPPSKFVRASQRKQSEGAAESTSPATASATVPASAPIPAPAPEPTPTPEPAPSPEPTPAPEPTPTPEPAPAPEPTPTPEPAPAPQPTASAKPAPAPAPEPVVRTPEPSAGPAADSPVDTAVSVPDDADVPLPPEPDYEPEPEPAVEPAAAPAAPAAAPAAGGPDLAAVQAKWQEVRTEVRTANKVTEVMLSGATVRGVNGTTLVLSHDSAPLVQRLSSPHAVEVLTGAMKKVFGGSWEISVHAASSLPADTAKPQASAPGSTRKPEAKAPYVRPSRGAGAASASGDAPEPEPEPEPEPVQAPPEPVDDEDLTDAERDEMIATARDSTPDPRQDPEQVAIELLATELGARPIT
- a CDS encoding class I SAM-dependent methyltransferase, whose protein sequence is MTTVKNNEVPGSVVGPKLSLAEVVEAVAGGDLQISVTAYDGSSAGPADAEYGLELLTPRGTRYLATAPSDLGLARAYIAGDLSLKGCHEGDPYPALRAISEDVQFSRPSARTLAQITRSLGLEHFKPITPPPQEQLPRWRRIAEGLRHSKTRDAEAIHYHYDVSNTFYEWVLGPSMTYTCACYPNHEASLEEAQDNKYRLVFEKLKLKAGDRLLDIGCGWGSMVRYAARRGVHVIGVTLSAEQAQWAQQAIIDEGLSEFAEVRHSDYRDVTEDEFDAVSSIGLTEHIGIQNYPSYFKFIRSKLRDGGILLNHCITRSNNVSRGKAGPFIDRYVFPDGELTGSGTIISAIQNIGAMEVVHEENLREHYAMTLRDWNKNLVDHWDEAVEEVGIGTARLWGLYMAGCRIGFERNIIQLHQVLAVKLDNKGGNGDLPLRPWWNA
- a CDS encoding FAD-binding oxidoreductase — its product is MGSETGREVFDEGVERLLASYRAIPTSGRVRLAKKTSNLFRKRAKNPYPGLDVSGLDRVISVDPQARTADVAGMCTYEELVATTLKYGLAPKVVPQLKTITLGGAVTGLGIESTSFRNGLPHESVLEIDILTGAGEIVTTSATSENSDLFFGFANSYGTLGYSTRLRIELEEVAPYVELRHVRFTDVDTLQSTMNDIVEQGTYAGERVDYLDGVVFSATESYLVLGAQTSVPGPVSDYTGDQIYYRSIQHSADSTPIRDRLTIADYLWRWDTDWFWCSRAFGAQNPRIRRLWPKPLLRSSFYWKLIALDHRFDIGDKLNARKGQPPGERVVQDIEVPIERTSEFVHWFLENIPIEPIWLCPLRLRDPSPAGADTHRPWPLYPLEPHRTYVNVGFWSAVPKREDKPEGYANRQIEIKVSELDGHKSLYSESFYGEEEFDQLYGGEPYRLLKKRYDPGSRLLDLYSKAVKRQ
- a CDS encoding SRPBCC family protein; the encoded protein is MAQVTASQSIVINAAPEKVLAALSDYQTVRPSILPGQYRDYKIVEGGVGAGTVASWTLQATKKRSRNVQARVGVVGSTVTETDVNSSMVTTYQVDASGASSKVTTTTTWQGAGGIGGFFEKTFAPKGLAKIQAELLGNLKSHVERV
- a CDS encoding pseudouridine synthase, with product MDPTRVVLRSADRTIGEAMLAAPACEGLTLDDLLMRAERGEVLGIGGEAVDLTAPAQIGRPVYFYRDLPVETEIPFDLPIIHQDNDLVVVDKPHYLATMPRGTHVVQTALVRLRRELDNPSISPVHRLDRLTAGVLMFTVRPKARAPYQQLFADRAVNKEYRARAPIHPGLQLPVTVRNRILKDAGDLRARVEPGEVNAVSTIDLLSASHDRGVYRLRPQTGRTHQLRLHMAGLGVPIEGDPLYPEVRPEVAAAPDRGDFSDPLRLLAYSVEFTDPFSGELRRFVSTRELL